In Candidatus Omnitrophota bacterium, a single genomic region encodes these proteins:
- a CDS encoding serine hydroxymethyltransferase encodes MRFLKESDPVIFKAVLGETRRQNDGIELIASENFASRAVMDAVSCSMTNKYAEGYPHARYYGGCEFVDQAEDIAIERAKELFGAEHVNVQPHSGSQANMAVYFAMVGMGEKVMAMDLACGGHLTHGHFKNFSGKYYDMVFYGVDKKTEKLDFDEISRKAREHRPKMIIAGASAYPRTIDFNKFRQICDEVDAMLMVDMAHIAGLVAAGMHPNPVPVSEFVTTTTHKTLRGPRSGMIMCRKEYAKKINSEVFPGIQGGPLMHVIAGKAVAFKEALQPGFRKYQEQVVNNASKLSEELISRGYRVVSGGTDNHLMLVDLSNKAITGKEAEACLDMAGITVNKNLIPFDEKSPFVTSGIRIGTPAVTTRGMQESAMIRVAEFIDSAISSCGNEKELSFIRGEVKEFLRDFPLYQGWIEEMESLEGK; translated from the coding sequence ATGAGGTTCCTTAAAGAAAGTGACCCGGTTATTTTCAAGGCCGTACTGGGGGAGACCAGGAGGCAGAACGACGGCATAGAGCTCATAGCCAGCGAGAATTTCGCCAGCCGCGCGGTAATGGACGCTGTTTCATGCTCGATGACCAATAAATACGCCGAGGGTTATCCCCATGCCAGGTACTACGGAGGATGCGAGTTCGTTGACCAGGCGGAGGATATCGCCATAGAAAGGGCGAAGGAGCTCTTCGGCGCCGAACATGTTAACGTCCAGCCACATTCGGGATCACAGGCCAACATGGCCGTGTATTTCGCGATGGTGGGCATGGGAGAGAAGGTAATGGCCATGGACCTGGCCTGCGGGGGTCATCTCACGCACGGCCACTTCAAGAACTTTTCAGGTAAGTATTATGACATGGTCTTTTACGGCGTTGACAAAAAGACGGAAAAGCTTGATTTCGACGAGATCAGCAGGAAAGCCAGGGAACACAGGCCGAAAATGATAATCGCCGGGGCTTCGGCTTATCCGAGGACGATAGATTTCAACAAGTTCCGTCAGATATGCGACGAGGTGGATGCGATGCTGATGGTTGACATGGCGCACATAGCCGGCCTGGTGGCAGCGGGCATGCATCCCAACCCCGTTCCGGTCTCGGAGTTCGTTACTACCACGACGCACAAGACTCTTAGGGGTCCCCGCTCGGGAATGATAATGTGCAGGAAAGAGTACGCCAAGAAGATCAATTCTGAGGTCTTCCCGGGCATACAGGGCGGGCCTCTGATGCACGTTATAGCCGGTAAAGCGGTGGCATTCAAGGAAGCTCTCCAGCCCGGCTTCAGGAAATATCAGGAACAGGTCGTTAACAACGCCTCGAAGCTTTCAGAAGAGCTTATATCAAGAGGATACCGGGTAGTGTCCGGGGGAACGGACAACCACCTCATGCTGGTGGACCTCTCCAACAAGGCAATTACCGGTAAAGAGGCCGAGGCCTGCCTGGACATGGCGGGGATAACGGTCAACAAGAACCTTATACCGTTCGATGAAAAGAGCCCGTTCGTTACAAGCGGCATAAGGATAGGCACTCCGGCGGTCACGACCAGGGGTATGCAGGAATCTGCCATGATAAGGGTCGCCGAGTTCATAGATTCGGCTATAAGTTCCTGCGGTAACGAAAAAGAGCTATCTTTCATTCGCGGAGAGGTCAAGGAATTCTTGAGGGACTTTCCGCTTTATCAGGGATGGATAGAAGAAATGGAAAGCCTAGAAGGGAAATAA
- the rpiB gene encoding ribose 5-phosphate isomerase B — MAKKIAIGADHGGYDLKEKIIKLLKRSGHRVEDVGTYSPESSDYPVFGFDAAKKVSTGKADRGIVICKSGIGMSIIANKLPGVRAALCHTEEDAVSSRKHNDANVLVLSATKTGARRAERLTKLWLGTRALSGRHARRVDQIKKLEKKVFKKL, encoded by the coding sequence ATGGCTAAAAAAATAGCGATAGGAGCCGATCACGGCGGATACGATCTCAAGGAAAAGATCATAAAGCTCCTTAAGAGGTCGGGGCACCGCGTCGAGGACGTGGGCACTTATTCGCCCGAGTCCAGCGATTACCCGGTTTTCGGGTTCGACGCCGCGAAAAAGGTCTCCACCGGCAAGGCGGACAGGGGCATAGTGATATGTAAATCCGGGATAGGCATGTCGATAATAGCCAACAAGCTGCCCGGGGTGAGAGCTGCGCTGTGCCATACTGAGGAGGACGCGGTCTCATCGCGAAAGCACAATGACGCTAATGTTCTGGTCCTGTCCGCGACAAAGACGGGCGCGCGCCGGGCCGAACGCCTTACAAAACTTTGGCTCGGGACCAGGGCGCTCAGCGGCAGGCATGCCAGGCGGGTCGACCAGATAAAGAAGCTCGAGAAGAAAGTGTTCAAGAAGTTATAA
- a CDS encoding low molecular weight protein arginine phosphatase, with product MKDIRKILFVCTGNSCRSIMAEAYMRKRVSEEGLPVEVRSAGTMGINGMSPSPQAVKVLSDEGMDAEDLKSTGLTRDLIEWADLILVMEPMHKVRILEEVPEAEGRVQYLATFDPDKNDVVIPDPIGRPVAFYRTSFSLIKGAIEELMKWLKK from the coding sequence ATGAAGGATATACGGAAAATACTGTTCGTATGTACCGGGAACAGCTGCCGGAGCATAATGGCCGAAGCCTACATGCGAAAGCGCGTATCTGAAGAAGGCCTTCCCGTGGAAGTAAGGTCAGCCGGCACGATGGGCATCAACGGTATGTCGCCCTCCCCGCAGGCGGTAAAGGTCCTCTCCGACGAAGGGATGGACGCCGAAGACCTCAAATCCACGGGTCTTACCAGGGACTTGATAGAATGGGCCGACCTCATACTGGTCATGGAACCCATGCACAAGGTAAGGATCCTGGAGGAGGTCCCTGAAGCTGAGGGCAGGGTCCAGTACCTGGCAACCTTCGACCCGGATAAGAACGATGTGGTCATTCCTGACCCCATAGGAAGGCCTGTGGCTTTTTACAGGACTTCTTTTTCACTTATAAAAGGGGCAATAGAGGAGCTGATGAAATGGCTAAAAAAATAG
- the purE gene encoding 5-(carboxyamino)imidazole ribonucleotide mutase has product MKKKPLVSIIMGSDSDLPVMSEASGVLEKFAIGHEVKILSAHRSPDKTASFAKSAKKNGIKVIIAGAGGAAHLAGVVAAHTTLPVIGVPMESKLDGLDSLLSTVQMPSGVPVATVAIGKAGAINAGILAAEIIGLSNSAVARKIRDHKKQLVRKIDAKNRKIGQ; this is encoded by the coding sequence ATGAAAAAGAAACCACTGGTAAGTATAATCATGGGGAGTGATTCTGACCTCCCGGTCATGAGCGAGGCTTCCGGTGTTCTGGAGAAATTCGCCATCGGCCATGAAGTGAAGATACTCTCGGCGCATCGTTCGCCGGACAAGACGGCCTCTTTCGCGAAGTCCGCCAAGAAAAACGGCATCAAGGTTATCATAGCCGGCGCCGGAGGCGCGGCGCATCTGGCGGGAGTGGTCGCCGCTCACACGACATTGCCAGTAATAGGCGTTCCAATGGAAAGCAAGCTCGACGGTCTGGACTCGCTGCTTTCGACGGTACAGATGCCTTCGGGGGTTCCGGTGGCGACCGTTGCCATCGGCAAGGCCGGGGCGATCAACGCGGGGATACTGGCGGCGGAGATAATCGGGTTATCCAATTCCGCCGTAGCAAGGAAGATCCGAGACCACAAGAAACAGCTCGTACGCAAAATAGACGCTAAAAACCGCAAGATCGGCCAGTGA
- the purD gene encoding phosphoribosylamine--glycine ligase, protein MNILVIGSGGREHALCWKLRQSPLVKEIYASPGNGGTALEGVNVDINLTEHQKVADFCKEKNIDLVVVGPEAPLAVGIVDNLEKEDISVFGPSYAAARLESSKIFAKELMGRYNIPTASFRIFDDFEKAEEHIRSVGAPIVVKAYGLAAGKGVIVAEDVNTAVNAAREMLVEKKFDSAGSRIIVEECLRGEEASILVLTDGENIVPLATSQDHKRANDGDTGPNTGGMGAYSPAPVIDDALFEKVMEIIILPTIEALKKEGIVYKGVLYAGLMITEDGPKVLEYNVRFGDPETQAILPRMKSDLAELLASSAMGELADKSVEWEDDDCVCVVLASGGYPGEYQKGKKITGLDEARGEGAVIFHAGTRREGEDLVTSGGRVLGVAGKGSGIKQAVANTYRAVERIHFDRMHYRGDIGHRAISRVNA, encoded by the coding sequence ATGAACATACTGGTAATAGGTTCGGGTGGAAGGGAACACGCTTTATGCTGGAAACTCAGGCAGAGCCCTCTGGTCAAAGAGATTTACGCCTCACCGGGGAACGGGGGTACCGCCCTGGAAGGTGTCAACGTGGACATCAACCTCACCGAACACCAGAAAGTGGCGGATTTCTGTAAAGAAAAGAATATAGACCTCGTGGTCGTGGGGCCCGAAGCGCCTCTTGCGGTCGGGATAGTGGATAATCTCGAGAAGGAGGACATCAGTGTTTTCGGACCCTCCTACGCCGCGGCAAGGCTCGAATCCAGCAAGATCTTCGCCAAGGAACTGATGGGCAGATATAATATACCTACCGCTTCTTTCCGTATATTCGATGATTTCGAGAAGGCCGAGGAACACATCCGTTCTGTGGGAGCGCCCATAGTGGTCAAGGCCTACGGGCTTGCCGCCGGCAAAGGCGTGATCGTCGCCGAAGACGTTAACACGGCGGTAAATGCCGCGCGTGAGATGCTTGTGGAGAAAAAGTTCGATTCCGCCGGGAGCAGGATCATAGTCGAAGAGTGCCTGCGCGGGGAGGAGGCGTCCATACTGGTGCTCACCGACGGGGAGAACATAGTGCCTCTTGCCACAAGCCAGGACCATAAACGGGCGAATGACGGGGATACTGGACCCAATACGGGCGGGATGGGGGCGTATTCACCGGCACCGGTGATAGACGATGCGCTTTTCGAAAAGGTGATGGAGATCATCATACTTCCTACGATCGAAGCCCTGAAAAAAGAAGGCATCGTTTACAAGGGCGTGCTATACGCGGGGCTTATGATAACAGAAGACGGCCCGAAGGTCCTGGAGTATAACGTGCGTTTCGGGGACCCGGAGACACAGGCCATCCTGCCCAGGATGAAGTCGGATCTCGCTGAGCTTCTGGCTTCTTCCGCGATGGGCGAGCTTGCGGATAAGAGCGTCGAGTGGGAAGATGATGACTGCGTTTGCGTCGTACTGGCCTCGGGGGGATATCCGGGAGAGTACCAGAAAGGCAAGAAAATAACGGGGCTGGATGAAGCTCGCGGTGAAGGAGCGGTCATTTTCCACGCGGGTACCCGCAGGGAGGGAGAGGATCTTGTAACCTCCGGGGGAAGGGTGCTTGGGGTGGCAGGAAAGGGTTCGGGTATAAAGCAGGCGGTGGCCAATACCTACAGGGCCGTTGAGAGGATCCATTTTGACAGGATGCATTACCGCGGGGATATAGGCCACAGGGCGATTTCGCGGGTCAATGCCTGA